In one Micromonospora polyrhachis genomic region, the following are encoded:
- a CDS encoding complex I subunit 4 family protein, whose translation MSFGQVLLVATVALPALGAVLVAAVPRRSDRAARIVGTAFAALAFLVSLSLYLDRAGPGWVSYGPVRPGPRPVLPWHEVDLTWVPGLDLRFHLGVDGISYPLVVLTALLTLLCCAYTLWHVPKPGRGRILVALLLVIEVGILGTFLALDLILFFLFFEVVLLPMYAVIAGWGGERRRHAAGKFALYTLFGSVLLLVGVFVVVTAAGTADIVALTGGSELSRTTQLVAFTLFALAFAVKSPLWPLHTWLPDAHTQAPTVGSVILAGVLLKMGTYGLIRVAVGVTPEGVRWAANVLGILAVAAIIVGSLVCLAQVELKRLIAYSSVGHMGFVLLGIATLTATGLEAALIGNIAHGVITGLLFFLAGAVKDRAHTGVLADLGGLRENAPRLAGLLAFAAIASLGLPGLAGFWGEAFAVVAALKVGGPLWTTLGVLAAVGGALTAAYLLRLLRRVTQGRPTPAVTGLTPGLAGAELAAWGPLVLLALAIGLVPGLVLGIAGDPVQALVEAVVR comes from the coding sequence GTGAGCTTCGGACAGGTGCTGCTGGTCGCCACGGTGGCGCTACCCGCCCTCGGGGCGGTGCTGGTCGCCGCCGTACCCCGGCGTAGTGACCGAGCGGCCCGGATCGTCGGGACCGCGTTCGCGGCGCTGGCGTTCCTGGTCAGCCTGTCGCTCTATCTCGACCGGGCCGGACCGGGCTGGGTCAGTTACGGGCCGGTGCGCCCCGGGCCACGACCGGTGCTGCCCTGGCACGAGGTCGACCTGACCTGGGTACCCGGTCTGGATCTGCGGTTCCACCTCGGCGTCGACGGGATCTCCTACCCGCTGGTCGTACTCACCGCGCTGCTGACCCTGCTCTGCTGCGCGTACACGCTGTGGCACGTGCCCAAGCCGGGGCGGGGCCGCATCCTGGTGGCGCTGCTGCTGGTCATCGAGGTCGGCATCCTCGGCACCTTCCTCGCCCTCGACCTGATCCTGTTCTTCCTCTTCTTCGAGGTCGTCCTGCTGCCCATGTACGCGGTCATCGCCGGCTGGGGCGGCGAGCGGCGACGGCACGCGGCCGGCAAGTTCGCCCTCTACACGCTCTTCGGCTCGGTGCTGCTCCTGGTCGGCGTCTTCGTCGTGGTCACCGCCGCCGGCACCGCCGACATCGTCGCGCTCACCGGCGGCAGCGAGTTGAGCCGAACCACCCAACTGGTGGCGTTCACCCTCTTCGCGCTGGCCTTCGCGGTGAAGAGTCCACTCTGGCCGCTGCACACTTGGCTGCCCGACGCGCACACCCAGGCCCCCACCGTCGGCAGCGTCATCCTCGCCGGGGTGCTGCTCAAGATGGGGACGTACGGCCTGATCCGGGTCGCCGTCGGGGTCACCCCGGAAGGGGTCCGCTGGGCGGCCAACGTGCTCGGCATCCTCGCCGTCGCCGCCATCATCGTCGGTTCCCTGGTCTGCCTGGCCCAGGTCGAGCTGAAACGACTCATCGCCTACTCCAGCGTCGGGCACATGGGATTCGTGCTGCTCGGCATCGCCACCCTCACCGCCACCGGGTTGGAAGCGGCACTGATCGGCAACATCGCGCACGGCGTCATCACCGGTCTGCTGTTCTTCCTCGCCGGGGCGGTCAAGGACCGGGCACACACCGGCGTCCTCGCCGACCTCGGTGGGCTGCGGGAGAACGCGCCCCGGCTGGCCGGGCTGCTCGCCTTCGCCGCGATCGCCTCACTCGGCCTGCCCGGCCTCGCCGGCTTCTGGGGCGAGGCGTTCGCCGTGGTCGCCGCGCTGAAGGTGGGCGGGCCGCTGTGGACCACCCTCGGCGTACTGGCCGCCGTCGGTGGGGCACTCACCGCCGCGTACCTGTTGCGCCTGCTCCGCCGGGTCACCCAGGGGCGCCCCACGCCAGCGGTCACCGGCCTCACTCCCGGGCTCGCCGGGGCCGAGTTGGCCGCCTGGGGGCCGCTGGTGCTGTTGGCGCTGGCTATCGGCCTGGTGCCCGGCCTGGTGCTCGGCATCGCCGGTGACCCGGTCCAGGCCCTCGTGGAGGCGGTGGTCCGATGA
- a CDS encoding NADH-quinone oxidoreductase subunit 5 family protein, which produces MSAVGVLGPLLPAVPFAAALGGLMLPAAPRSRSATGGGVRQPGVRRTAAGLGIGGAVVALVVSIALLATLDGPTETSTVWIDFGGLAVTFGVRLDAVAAMVAVAVSAVALAVQVYSISYLCRDAPAGQGDVDHRYAPYAAQISLFTAAMLLVVVSGDLIMLLVGWEVMGICSYLLIAHDRRLPEAPAAAMKAFLVTRVGDVGFLLGIAVLGIEAGSFRIADVLAHDYSRGTLTVACLLLLAGVAGKSAQFPLHTWLPDAMAGPTPVSALIHAATMVAAGIYAVTRVYPLFEQAPVALTVLGVMAVVTLLLGAFAATAQDDIKRVLAWSTVSQIGYMAGALAVGSPPAALFHLLSHAAFKALLFLAAGCVIHAIGSTLMSTMGGLRRTMPVTFWCTLIGLGALAGVPPLAGFWSKDGILVVAEEAARHGTGPTPVWLAWLVWLAGLLGVAVTAWYATRLLLLTFFGDTRSPAAHPHDPPPLMRWPVLLLAVPSALLGLAVFVPSFRSGLQLDEVHLNGFLLLPVALLLLGAGLAGWCWRRDPTGDPASTLGPLRPAFARAFWLDEVQHTLVVRPVRALARAVRWGDETVVDGVVEGTGRGAAGLGGWLGSLHRAGLPRAATAVLAGALLIGLAAVVLGGAG; this is translated from the coding sequence GTGAGCGCCGTCGGCGTACTCGGGCCGCTGCTACCGGCCGTACCCTTCGCCGCCGCCCTCGGCGGGCTGATGCTGCCGGCCGCACCCCGCAGTCGGTCGGCCACCGGCGGAGGTGTGCGCCAACCCGGCGTACGCCGGACCGCCGCCGGCCTCGGCATCGGCGGCGCGGTGGTGGCCCTGGTCGTCTCGATCGCGCTGCTCGCCACCCTGGACGGGCCGACGGAGACCTCCACCGTCTGGATCGACTTCGGCGGGTTGGCCGTCACCTTCGGGGTCCGGCTCGACGCCGTCGCCGCCATGGTGGCGGTCGCCGTCTCCGCCGTGGCGCTCGCCGTCCAGGTCTATTCGATCTCCTACCTGTGCCGGGACGCGCCCGCCGGTCAGGGCGACGTCGACCACCGGTACGCCCCGTACGCCGCGCAGATCAGCCTCTTCACCGCCGCCATGCTGCTGGTGGTGGTGTCCGGCGACCTGATCATGCTGTTGGTCGGCTGGGAGGTGATGGGCATCTGCTCCTACCTCCTGATCGCCCACGACCGGCGACTGCCCGAGGCACCGGCCGCCGCGATGAAGGCGTTCCTGGTCACCCGGGTCGGCGACGTCGGTTTCCTGCTCGGCATCGCGGTGCTCGGCATCGAGGCGGGCAGCTTCCGGATCGCCGACGTGCTGGCCCACGACTACTCCAGAGGCACGCTGACCGTGGCCTGCCTGCTGCTGCTCGCCGGGGTGGCCGGCAAGAGCGCCCAGTTCCCGCTACACACCTGGCTGCCCGACGCGATGGCCGGCCCCACCCCGGTCTCGGCACTGATCCACGCCGCGACCATGGTGGCCGCCGGCATCTACGCGGTGACCCGGGTCTACCCGCTGTTCGAGCAGGCCCCGGTGGCGCTGACCGTGCTCGGCGTGATGGCGGTGGTCACCCTGCTGCTCGGCGCGTTCGCCGCCACCGCACAGGACGACATCAAACGGGTACTGGCCTGGTCCACGGTCTCCCAGATCGGCTACATGGCCGGCGCGCTGGCCGTCGGATCGCCGCCCGCCGCGCTGTTCCACCTGCTCAGCCACGCCGCGTTCAAGGCACTGCTCTTCCTCGCCGCCGGTTGTGTCATCCACGCCATCGGCAGCACCCTGATGTCCACCATGGGCGGCCTGCGGCGCACCATGCCGGTCACCTTCTGGTGCACCCTCATCGGCCTGGGCGCGCTGGCCGGCGTACCGCCGCTGGCCGGGTTCTGGAGCAAGGACGGCATCCTGGTCGTCGCCGAAGAGGCCGCCCGGCACGGCACCGGCCCCACGCCGGTCTGGCTCGCCTGGCTGGTGTGGCTCGCCGGACTGCTCGGCGTCGCGGTCACCGCCTGGTACGCCACCCGCCTGCTGCTACTCACCTTCTTCGGCGACACCCGCTCCCCGGCCGCCCACCCGCACGACCCGCCGCCGCTGATGCGCTGGCCGGTGCTGCTGCTTGCGGTGCCCAGCGCCCTGCTCGGGCTGGCCGTCTTCGTTCCGTCGTTCCGCTCCGGACTCCAGCTCGACGAGGTGCACCTCAACGGATTCCTACTGCTGCCGGTGGCATTGCTGCTGCTCGGGGCGGGACTGGCCGGATGGTGCTGGCGGCGGGATCCGACCGGCGACCCGGCCAGCACGCTGGGCCCGCTGCGGCCGGCGTTCGCCCGCGCCTTCTGGCTCGACGAGGTGCAGCACACCCTCGTCGTACGCCCAGTGCGGGCGCTGGCCCGCGCGGTGCGCTGGGGAGACGAGACGGTCGTGGACGGGGTGGTCGAGGGCACCGGCCGGGGCGCGGCGGGCCTGGGCGGCTGGCTCGGCTCGCTGCACCGGGCCGGGCTGCCTCGGGCGGCCACCGCCGTACTCGCCGGTGCGCTGCTGATCGGGCTGGCCGCCGTGGTGTTGGGCGGTGCCGGATGA
- the nuoK gene encoding NADH-quinone oxidoreductase subunit NuoK produces MRPVIPYVVAALLFGLGVYGVLRRRNAVLLLMSVELMLNAVNLILVTASAALPLAAAGTGAAPAAAHTGQVFALFVIVVAAAEVGVGLAIVLQLYRMRASVAVDEVPLDRPGIQDGPAGEAAVEPAETGPAVEPANPTVQVRTP; encoded by the coding sequence ATGAGACCGGTGATCCCGTACGTCGTGGCCGCGCTGCTGTTCGGGCTGGGCGTCTACGGCGTACTGCGGCGACGAAACGCCGTACTGCTGCTGATGTCCGTGGAGCTGATGCTCAACGCGGTCAACCTGATCCTGGTCACCGCCTCGGCAGCGCTTCCCCTGGCCGCCGCTGGCACGGGTGCCGCCCCGGCGGCCGCCCACACCGGGCAGGTGTTCGCCCTCTTCGTCATCGTCGTCGCCGCCGCCGAGGTGGGGGTCGGGCTGGCGATCGTGCTTCAGCTCTATCGGATGCGCGCCAGCGTGGCCGTGGACGAGGTGCCCCTCGACCGTCCGGGAATCCAGGATGGACCAGCCGGCGAGGCAGCGGTCGAGCCGGCCGAAACCGGCCCGGCGGTTGAGCCGGCCAATCCGACCGTGCAGGTGAGGACGCCGTGA
- a CDS encoding NADH-quinone oxidoreductase subunit J family protein → MTGADVLLLALGAVAVGAGALVVTTKHLVRAGLYLVVCLGAMAGLYLVLTAELVAWVQVLIYVGAVVVLLLFAVMLTRAPIGASTDLDRPGWPAALIGGGAGLGLAVLFVDAYRWSKVEPPTEPGSAEQLGGEIFSAWVLPFEVLSVLLLAALIGAIVLSRPEIGRRP, encoded by the coding sequence ATGACCGGTGCGGACGTGCTCCTGTTAGCCCTCGGTGCGGTGGCGGTCGGTGCCGGCGCGCTGGTGGTGACCACGAAGCACTTGGTCCGCGCCGGCCTCTACCTGGTGGTCTGCCTGGGGGCGATGGCCGGGCTCTACCTGGTGCTCACCGCCGAACTGGTCGCCTGGGTGCAGGTGCTCATCTACGTGGGCGCGGTCGTCGTACTGCTGCTCTTCGCGGTGATGCTCACCCGAGCCCCGATCGGGGCCTCCACCGACCTGGACCGGCCCGGCTGGCCGGCCGCCCTGATCGGCGGGGGAGCCGGCCTCGGCCTGGCCGTACTGTTCGTCGACGCGTACCGCTGGTCCAAGGTGGAGCCGCCGACCGAGCCGGGCAGCGCCGAGCAGCTCGGCGGTGAGATCTTCAGCGCCTGGGTACTGCCGTTCGAGGTGCTCTCGGTCCTGCTGCTGGCCGCCCTGATCGGCGCGATCGTGCTGTCCCGTCCCGAGATCGGCCGCCGCCCATGA
- a CDS encoding NuoI/complex I 23 kDa subunit family protein — MVAMSVPGEGLAKGLAVTLKTMTRRSHTQQYPDVAPELPPRSRGVIGLLAENCTVCMLCARECPDWCIYIDSHKEEVVVPGAARPRQRNVLDRFDIDFSLCMYCGICVEVCPFDALYWSPEFEYAEYDIKDLLHDKDHLGEWMATVPPPPAHDRRGEPAKEETAAARKAAGPAATPRAAGPGPAARSASTPGVRPPRPARPGPPAASAAPPVDSAAPPAASTEPSAQPAEPPEASGATE; from the coding sequence ATGGTCGCCATGAGCGTGCCTGGAGAGGGGCTGGCGAAGGGGCTGGCGGTCACCCTCAAGACGATGACCCGCCGCTCGCACACCCAGCAGTACCCGGATGTCGCCCCTGAGCTGCCGCCCCGCTCGCGCGGGGTGATCGGTCTGCTGGCGGAGAACTGCACGGTCTGCATGCTGTGCGCCCGCGAGTGCCCCGACTGGTGTATCTACATCGATTCCCACAAGGAAGAGGTGGTGGTGCCGGGCGCGGCCCGCCCCCGCCAACGCAACGTGCTCGACCGCTTCGACATCGACTTCTCACTCTGCATGTACTGCGGCATCTGCGTCGAGGTCTGCCCGTTCGACGCGCTCTACTGGTCCCCCGAGTTCGAATACGCCGAGTACGACATCAAGGACCTGCTGCACGACAAGGACCACCTCGGGGAGTGGATGGCGACCGTACCGCCGCCGCCCGCGCACGACCGGCGGGGCGAGCCGGCGAAGGAGGAGACCGCCGCCGCGCGTAAGGCCGCCGGTCCGGCCGCAACCCCCCGCGCCGCCGGTCCCGGCCCGGCCGCCCGATCGGCCAGCACCCCCGGAGTACGACCACCGCGTCCTGCCCGACCCGGACCGCCGGCCGCGTCTGCCGCCCCACCAGTGGACTCTGCCGCCCCACCGGCCGCGTCAACCGAGCCATCGGCCCAGCCCGCCGAACCACCCGAGGCGTCCGGGGCGACAGAATGA
- the nuoH gene encoding NADH-quinone oxidoreductase subunit NuoH, producing MPVWLELTIRIVGVVAAFLVLPLVVGQTEHKVMAHMQGRLGPMYAGGFHGWAQLIADGLKFVQKEDVTPREADRPVFRLAPVVALVPYLLALLVIPLGPGDLVGQPLDIGLFFVLAVVGVGVVAVLMSAWASANKYSLLGGLRGAAQLLGYELPFVLAAASVAMAAGTLSLSGIVEAWQPWWLLWQAPAMIVFFVAGLAEIRRPPFDMPVADSELVAGYMTEYTGLRFAFLLLAEYVGIVVISALTTVLFLGGWQGPFGDEYLGWLWTLLKVFAVAFVIIWFRVTYPRLREDQLQRLCWLVLVPVALGQLVLTAAVRVALPG from the coding sequence ATGCCGGTCTGGTTGGAGTTGACCATCCGGATCGTCGGCGTCGTCGCGGCGTTCCTGGTCCTGCCGCTGGTGGTGGGGCAGACCGAACACAAGGTGATGGCGCACATGCAGGGCCGGCTCGGCCCGATGTACGCCGGGGGTTTCCACGGTTGGGCCCAGCTCATCGCCGACGGACTGAAGTTCGTGCAGAAGGAGGACGTCACGCCCCGGGAGGCGGACCGGCCGGTGTTCCGGCTCGCGCCGGTGGTCGCGCTGGTGCCGTACCTGCTGGCCCTGCTGGTCATTCCGCTCGGGCCGGGTGACCTGGTGGGGCAGCCGTTGGACATCGGCTTGTTCTTCGTGCTCGCCGTGGTCGGGGTGGGCGTGGTGGCGGTGCTGATGTCGGCCTGGGCGTCGGCCAACAAGTACAGCCTGCTCGGTGGCCTGCGTGGGGCCGCGCAGCTGCTCGGCTACGAGCTGCCGTTCGTACTGGCGGCGGCCAGTGTGGCGATGGCCGCCGGCACGTTGAGCCTCTCCGGCATCGTCGAGGCCTGGCAGCCCTGGTGGCTGCTCTGGCAGGCCCCGGCGATGATCGTCTTCTTCGTCGCCGGACTGGCCGAGATCCGCCGCCCGCCGTTCGACATGCCGGTCGCCGATTCCGAACTGGTCGCCGGCTACATGACCGAGTACACCGGGCTGCGGTTCGCGTTCCTTCTCCTCGCCGAGTACGTCGGCATCGTGGTGATCTCCGCGTTGACCACCGTGCTCTTCCTCGGCGGTTGGCAGGGGCCGTTCGGCGACGAGTACCTGGGTTGGCTGTGGACCCTACTCAAGGTGTTCGCGGTGGCCTTCGTGATCATCTGGTTCCGGGTGACCTACCCCCGGCTCCGCGAGGACCAGCTACAGCGGCTGTGCTGGCTGGTCCTGGTGCCGGTGGCACTGGGCCAGTTGGTGCTCACCGCCGCCGTCCGCGTCGCCCTCCCGGGTTGA
- a CDS encoding NADH-quinone oxidoreductase subunit C — protein MTPEEVGARLGSLLAETDVTVGLSGGQTYARATVDVPPDSWRPALLAARDDTELACDFFDWLSAVDELADGFDVVAHLWSTTRRHGVLIRTRIPRSDARVRSVVDVFPGASWHERETYEMFGIEFDGHPDLKPLLLPPEFEGHPLRKEFVLASRVAKPWPGAKEPGESEAGGSRRQAMRPPGVPAPGEWGGA, from the coding sequence ATGACGCCGGAAGAGGTCGGAGCGCGGCTGGGATCGTTGCTCGCGGAGACGGACGTGACGGTCGGACTGTCCGGTGGGCAGACGTACGCCCGCGCGACCGTCGACGTACCGCCGGACAGCTGGCGGCCGGCGCTGCTGGCCGCCCGGGACGACACCGAACTGGCCTGCGACTTCTTCGACTGGCTCTCGGCGGTCGACGAGCTGGCCGACGGCTTCGACGTGGTGGCCCACCTGTGGTCGACCACCCGACGGCACGGAGTGCTGATCCGGACCCGGATCCCCCGCTCCGACGCCCGGGTCCGTTCCGTGGTGGACGTCTTCCCCGGCGCGTCCTGGCACGAGCGGGAGACGTACGAGATGTTCGGCATCGAATTCGACGGGCACCCGGACCTCAAACCGCTCCTGCTGCCCCCGGAGTTCGAGGGGCACCCGCTACGCAAGGAGTTCGTGCTCGCCTCCCGGGTGGCCAAACCCTGGCCGGGGGCAAAGGAGCCGGGCGAGTCCGAGGCGGGCGGGAGCCGCCGGCAGGCGATGCGGCCGCCAGGCGTGCCCGCCCCGGGTGAGTGGGGCGGTGCCTGA
- a CDS encoding glucose 1-dehydrogenase, whose protein sequence is MRALTVRPGTPDSLRLVDDHPEPPTDEGSVLVEALSVGICGTDHEIISGQYGEPTPGSTTLVIGHESLGRVIEDPTGTFEPGDLVAGIVRYPDPVPCPNCAVGEWDMCRNGLYTEHGIKGLPGFARDRWRVPPKFAVRLDPNLAQVGVLLEPTSVVAKAWAHIERIGQRAAWKPQTALVTGAGPIGLLAALLASQRGLTVHVLDRATGGPKPQLVGALGATYHTGNVTDLDFEPDVTLECTGAPVVVLGVMQKAAPTGIVCLTGVSSGGRMIDLDAGALNRELVLENNVVFGSINANRQHWDMASEALAAADAQWLAALITRRLPVSAYAEAYTPSGEDIKVVVDFTQP, encoded by the coding sequence ATGCGTGCCTTGACGGTCAGACCGGGAACCCCGGACTCGCTGCGACTCGTAGACGATCATCCGGAGCCGCCCACCGACGAGGGCTCGGTGCTCGTCGAGGCGCTGTCGGTCGGCATCTGCGGCACCGACCACGAGATCATCTCCGGCCAGTACGGTGAGCCGACGCCCGGCTCGACGACCCTGGTGATCGGCCACGAGTCGCTCGGGCGGGTGATCGAGGACCCCACCGGCACGTTCGAGCCGGGTGACCTGGTGGCCGGCATCGTCCGCTACCCGGATCCCGTACCCTGCCCCAACTGCGCGGTCGGCGAGTGGGACATGTGCCGCAACGGGCTCTACACCGAACACGGCATCAAGGGGCTGCCAGGCTTCGCCCGGGACCGTTGGCGCGTCCCACCAAAGTTCGCGGTACGACTCGACCCGAACCTGGCGCAGGTGGGGGTGCTGCTCGAACCCACCAGCGTGGTCGCGAAGGCCTGGGCGCACATCGAGCGGATCGGTCAGCGGGCGGCGTGGAAACCGCAGACCGCCCTGGTCACCGGGGCCGGGCCGATCGGCCTGCTGGCCGCCCTGCTCGCCAGTCAACGCGGGCTCACCGTGCACGTCCTGGACCGCGCCACCGGTGGCCCCAAGCCCCAACTCGTCGGTGCGCTGGGCGCCACCTACCACACCGGCAACGTGACCGACCTGGACTTCGAGCCGGACGTCACCCTCGAATGCACGGGCGCGCCGGTGGTCGTACTGGGCGTGATGCAGAAGGCCGCGCCTACCGGAATCGTCTGCCTGACCGGTGTCTCCAGCGGCGGACGCATGATCGACCTGGACGCCGGTGCACTGAACCGGGAACTGGTGCTGGAGAACAATGTCGTCTTCGGGTCGATCAATGCAAACCGGCAACACTGGGACATGGCCTCCGAGGCGCTGGCCGCTGCCGATGCGCAATGGCTCGCCGCGCTCATCACCCGCCGCCTGCCGGTTTCGGCGTACGCGGAGGCGTACACGCCGAGCGGCGAGGACATCAAGGTCGTAGTCGACTTCACCCAGCCCTAA